CTACCGTAACTATTACACCTGAAAAATAGATTGGAAGAAATACCAAAAGACAATAGCCACTCACGGATATTTAACTTACAATAAAACTGTAAGTGTAGAAATTTCTAAAGTTTGTACATTTTTTTCAATTGAATCAGTAGGGGTTCTAAGGCCCCAGAACCTTAATTGTCTAAACTGACTGGTTACACCTTGATCATAGTCTAGTGAAGACATGACCATGTATAATGATAGGATTATTTATTTGTCTCACATTCCTACGTGCTATATTAGGAAGTCTGTAAATCTGAACTTGTTCTTCAGCAAGACTACAGAGATTTTCACTTTACTATTAGATATCCCAATATCTTATTAGTAGGCAGAGTCACACCTTTGTTGAAGTTCACATTTTTGGCATGAAACAAATAAAGCCAATAAATTACTGAACGAATAACAAGGTATAATTGCTCTGCTACAATAGTGTATCAAATTCCCAACGTTTGACTGTAGATAAGTATATTATAAATGTTGCCATATTGTTCCAATTCAAATACCATTTTAGAGATTGTCATCTGATTTCTCTAAGCTCTATTCTATTCAATTTAACTGCGGTTAAGCCCCAAGGCGGAATTGGTACCACCAACACTGACTGACCCCTTTCAGTTTACCTTACTGAAATGAGTTCTTTTTAGTTATTTTTGGACGTATAATCCGGTTTCTGAACTAAAAGTATTCTGTGAGCTGGGGAAAATTCTAAAGCAAGACTAAAAAGTTTGTTAGGGGGCTACAAGATATGCTTGGAAATTATGAAATTAATAAGTAAAACAGTGGCACacgatatgaaaataaaaaattcaataaaatacctAAAAAATATTACCACAGGCTGTACAAATCAAGCCTACAATAAAAGACACAAAGATAAGACCATATCTTAGAATTGACCTATATATGGATCCACTCACATGTTGTTGAGCCACTCAGATAGCTGGCTCAGACTTAACAGCTTTTTCAATAGAAGATTGAAGTAGAAATTCTTTTGAGATCAGCTTGGTGCAGCTCCTCACTTGATTCCCAGTGACTTTGGACCTTATAAACTCCAGCATACAAGGTAAGTTCAGGGATAACACTTTTTTCCCAAGTATTTAATATGGAAGCGGGCAGAGAGAAATTGAAATCATCAAAAAAAGGTGCCAAATTGGTAGATCTAAATGCCGGAGGACAGGAACAATAGAAGGACACCGAATACTTTTGAGAAAGTGAACTTTGCCAAAACGCATCAAGTGAGGTggactatttgtttttttatatacgaGATCTAGTGTTTTTAAAGACTTGAAATAAACTGTTATCCCTGAACTTACCTTATATGCTGGAGTTTATAAGGTCCAAAGTCGGTGGAAATCAGGTGGGGAGCTGCACCAATCTGATCTCAAAAGAATATCCACTTCATCCTTCTATTGAACAAGCTGTTAAGTCTGAGCCAGCTATCTGAGTGGCTCAGCaccatgtgagtgggaccatatatatatattatttataagatATATGCTGAACTGTATTACTCTATAGCCTTCTCTTTGTGTCTTTTATTGAAGGCTTGAATTGTACAGCCTGTGGTaaattgattatatatttttaatgtattttattaaattttttattttcatattgtgtGCTCTTACTGTTTTACTTATTACTTTTCCTCTTTAGTTTGTGTGTttagcaggggcgggctgggccggggggcagggaggcaattgccccccaggccgccctaaataattagaaaaatggccCCTGCAGGGCCGGTCCTGGGCGCTAGGAGGAGGGGTtgccgcgcggagcaggctgatagcctgtcacagagagcccagcaggtggccagctggccacttacggtgccccagtagcaaggcagagtaggcacctgcttgtcccagatggcaggtgcctactctgcagcgaTATACCGTCCGGTGTTCACGGAGTAAGGAGGCAtacggcggcgagggagctctgctgctgatcttcctgctccctcgcgcgccctctctggtgatgccgggagccggaatatgacgtcattccggccccgcatcactaaactgcgcgagggagcagagaggagcaggaatatcatggaggaagtcactggaccccagggaaaggacccagaggactcctaaaggtaggagcaacaagaaataaaataaagtgtgtgtcttaaagtaagtgtgtgtgtgtgtgtgtctggaagtgtgtgtgtgtctggaagtgtgtgtgtgtgtcaggaagtgtgtgtctggaagtgtgtgtgtgtctggaagtgtgtgtgtttgtgtgtgtgtctggaagtgtgtgtgtgtggaagtgtgtgtgtgtctggaactgtgtgtgtgtgtggaagtgtgtgtgtgtctggaagtttgtgtgtgtctggaagtgtgtgtgtgtctggaagtgtgtgtgtgtgtctggaagtgtttgtgtgtgtctgtcagggccgtctttccgCATGGGGCCCTACCGCGCTGCCCAGCATATCCggccaacaggggagatcctttgatctcccctgccagccaacggagaggtggccttgttttctggccttgTGCCGGTGAGAGAGATCTCAATTCAATCGGGGAGAGAGGTAGCTgcctaggacccagggctgcaggagaggccgacttgtaagcaggctgtgtggagcgttgcagagcattaccattgcaatgctccatacagcattctgcgcgcaggaggacaggagacagcctgcagccagacaagctgcaggctgtacagaattcacaactggaccaccagggctggctgtgtcccagcctctttcaccaaaggtaagaagaagggtggggggcacatatagattttatttaacgtatagtagtattaaaaaaacaaaaaacattttctacctgcacccctcaaacacacacacagcacccaacacacatatagcactccacacacacgcagcaccccactcacatagcactccacacacacacgcagcaccccactcacatagcactccacacacacacacagaaccccacactcacatagcattccacacacacacagcaccccacacacaccgcacccgtacacacaaacacatacactgcacccctcactgcagtgtgtgtgtattcagcagtctgtgtgtgtgttcagccgtctgtgtatgtattcagccgtctgtgtgtatgtttgtattcagcggactgtgtatgtattcagcactctctaggtgtactcagcagtctgtgtgtgtgtctattcgtcagtctgtatgcgtgtattcatcagtcgtcgagtgtatgcattcagcagtcggtgtgactgcattcagcagtccgtgtgtatgtattgaatgtatgcattgcatttgttggaggtacttctaaatataatcttcgttatatctataatttacatttgtattcctgtaagttgtgtaggcagggccccagtgcactgctttgcccgggggcccataatgttgttaagatggcactggtgtctgtcagtgtgtgtgtgtgtgtgtcagcaagtgtgtctgtcaagtaagtgtctgtcagtgaatgtgtgtgtgtgtgtgtgtgtctgcctatcagtgtgtgtgtgtgtgtgtgtgtatgtgtctgcctgtcagtgagtgtttgtcagggtttgtgtgtgtatgttattgagagtgagtgccagtgtgtctgtcagcagggccagcctttgaggtatgcaagctgtggggtcatgtagggcacaataacaacagaggcgcccggtggccaacacagctcacaagttttggacaccagcatatttaatttaaacgattccctggtggtccattggtgcgcaccagcagtaggtgcagtcagatcatatcccttgtggttccagtgctcagttagtgagtcagagcacaggctcagagattctcagcctgcgctctaacaacattgaaagtcggagccacgaaggagtgggtatggcaaagagctactaattagcataatatcaatatccgttataaaaccaggaaaaggtggccatggatggtgagctgattcaggggtgcaatgggccacttgactggacttgccccccaggcctgaggctgccagccctcccctggtgttTAGGGTGCACACATCGGTGATAGTAGCACCAAATGTTATACCCCTTactgattattttatatattttatattgaatgCTTAGAAATTGTGATTTCTGCCAAAGTTGAGTTACTAAGTACTTACACTTACAGGGCGCccaaatatatgaaatataataataaaaaatgtgaaaCCCACCCACATAAGATACCGCAACTCCAATTAAAATGTCTTAAATGTCAGGTGAAATGATCCTGAGATCAAGGCCTTGATAGGGTTAATTCCGGTGCTTGGCTATCCCACATATGCAGCAAGttacacaaaacaaaatgaaGTCCGCACTCAGGAGTAAACCCTAATGATCcacagaaaaatacacagaaataatgAAAAAGTGATATAAAAATTGCAGTGATGTATGGCAGAAAATAGTCATGGCAGCACTCCAAAAAAGCTGAATATAAGAGCAGGAATATTGAGTAATGCAAAGATAAGATAATCACAAGATGACTATACAGATATCCAGGCAAGGGCAACACACTTGCAAAAAATAGGAACACTTAAGGAATGAAATATTAAGTAGTTGTGATGCCTGCTGCAGCCAGATGTGAGGAAGACCACCTACAACGCCACCCACAAAAAGGCAAGAGTGAGTACCCTGGATGCGTTTCGCACTCCcctggtgctttctcaacatCCCAAATACATGCACGTCACACAagtatggttttattttttaatcagttaaatttagcaaaaaaacaactgtaaattcaaatattttatttattcattgatggggtttttatttctttttgattaaaaaatcagaaaatgttatttggttaGAGGTGCTGGAAATGTTTGCATCCCATTGCAtataagaaaaaaacatatattatagTGTACTCGTGCAGTAGCATATACATCGTCCTCCTTATCCATTCTCTAGTCTTCAGAAATTAAACAAATTTACCATTGAAGTTACAGTTTATTATAATGATAAATGGATAGGTTAAGAATCTACATTTTCAGCTATATTTCCCATGGTGTTCACATGACTAGCGTAGTTCAGAAAAATCTGGGGCGTCAAGGCTAGCCATCGCTGTTGTACTGTAGATGTACTTATATGTGAAAAGTGACCCAGATAGCTTTTATAGACTTTGAAAAAAAATGCTGTCCTATTAACTGTAATGAAAGTAGTTTTTTCTTATATCATTTATACTGGATTGGATTCAACAATCCAGTGCTgataattgttttgtttgtgtcATTGATTTAGGAAGAAGATAAACGACTTAGGGACACATCAACATTGCAGTTCAATTCAGATCGATATGTTCCTATAATTAAAGACTTCTCAAATTTCTCATCATCTATAAATATATCTTATCGAATTTTAGCTGGGATGCCATCATCGAGGAAAAGTATGAAATAGTTATTTTGAATTGTGTTTTAATTGTCTTAAGAGTGTGCATAAACAtggttattttaataaatatatttaatgattGCATGGAAAGAATACATAGATTATGATTAAAACTGTTTCAAATATGATTGCTAATGattgttttctatatataaaatgtttatatgTAAGTATTCATTTTCTACTTCTATCATCATGGACCTTCTTTCTGGTCTCTTTTGTCATGTCAAACTTTGGTCCACCAACCAACAACTTTCATCTCCACCGACTTATTATATTGAGCATTATCACCTCCAGCTAATGTATTACTGAAACAATGTGCTAACCTTTGTTTATAACATGCCATTTCCTTAACTTTATTGATGTAAATAAAACTGTTAAAGCCTTCAGTGAaatgaaaatgtatattaaaaaggACAAATCTCCCTACTTTGAAAATACTGGACACTAGTTCTCCATAAACTTTATTTCTAATCAGAAGATATGAGatattacattgttacatagctgaaaagagacttgtgtccatcaagttcagccttcctcacatatgtttttgctgttgacccaaaagaaggcaaagaacCCAGTCTAAaaagcttccaattttgcaacaaactaggaaaaaaatcattcttgaccccaaaatggcagtcagatatctcatttgatcaatcagttattagccccactaattagaaattatattcctgtatgttatgtttttggaagtatttatccaattgctgtttgaacatctgtatggactctgataaaaccacctcttcaggcagaaaattccacatccttacagttcctactgtaaaaaaaacacttttctttgccttagattaattATCCTTTCTTCcaccctaaatgtgtgaccttgtgtcctgtgTATAGCCCTGAAAAGATTTCCATATCCATTGGATTATttttgaaaagtctgaataacgtTAACATTATACTAAAATGTTTGTTATACTATAGTTTTTTAAAGTAATGTAAATATTATTAGTTCTGCGAAGGTAGTAAATATGAATTGTGTATAAATTATTCTTCTTTATCTTGGTGTAGGATATCTAACAATTGGCCTGTCTTCTGTGAAACGAAAAAAAGGAAATTACTTACTTGAAACTATTAAATCTATATTTGAACAGTCAAGCTACGAAGAATTAAAAGAAATAGTGGTAGTAGTTCATCTTGCTGAATTCGATCTTACCTGGGGTGAAACGATAGTCCAAGATATATCACGAAAATTTTCTCATCACATTATTGCTGGAAGACTAATAATTATAAATACTCCAATAGAGTTCTATCCCAACCTAGAAGGTTTAAAAAGAAATTACAATGACCCTGATGACCGTGTGAAATTTAGATCAAAGCAGAATGTTGACTATGCTTTTCTTCTACATTTTTGTGCAAATTTGTCTGATTATTATGTGATGCTTGAGGATGATGTCAGATGTTCTAGGAACTTTTTGGCTGCtattaaaaaagttataaattccCGCAAGGGATCAAATTGGGTCACTATGGAATTTTCAAAACTAGGATATATAGGTAAACTGTATCACTCTCATGATCTACCAAGGCTAGCCAATTTTCTGCTTATGTTTTACCAAGAAATGCCTTGTGATTGGTTATTGATTCATTTTCGAGGGCTTCTGGCTCAAAAAGATGCAATCCGTTTTAAGCCATCTCTATTTC
This Pelobates fuscus isolate aPelFus1 chromosome 3, aPelFus1.pri, whole genome shotgun sequence DNA region includes the following protein-coding sequences:
- the MGAT4C gene encoding alpha-1,3-mannosyl-glycoprotein 4-beta-N-acetylglucosaminyltransferase C, with product MSFVLKNCIQILDTMRCFRKRSAIPVLGALIICLLFLNLYFEDGYVLEEDKRLRDTSTLQFNSDRYVPIIKDFSNFSSSINISYRILAGMPSSRKRYLTIGLSSVKRKKGNYLLETIKSIFEQSSYEELKEIVVVVHLAEFDLTWGETIVQDISRKFSHHIIAGRLIIINTPIEFYPNLEGLKRNYNDPDDRVKFRSKQNVDYAFLLHFCANLSDYYVMLEDDVRCSRNFLAAIKKVINSRKGSNWVTMEFSKLGYIGKLYHSHDLPRLANFLLMFYQEMPCDWLLIHFRGLLAQKDAIRFKPSLFQHMGYYSSYKGAENKLKDDEFEEDSIDVPDNPPVVLSTNMIVFENYEVSKAYSSTEEYFWAKSPSSGDFYHIVFEKPIKISKIKVSTGTEDRQNDILHHGTLEVGERLVGNKKGRKCTTYLRLGDFKNGNFEMEGIDRKVLFNIDCIRILATKNQVEWLIIKSISIWTAEPTTQ